Proteins from a single region of Nocardiopsis dassonvillei subsp. dassonvillei DSM 43111:
- a CDS encoding long-chain-fatty-acid--CoA ligase produces the protein MLNLSVLLEDGARSAPEKECLVFGDLRLNYAITNMIANQVANLLVARGIRPGDRIALASPNVPYFPFVYFGALKAGAVIVPLNVLLTPREIAYHLEDSGARALFAFTGTPELPLGDRAFEAFGQVDSCEFYVDLPASPGATESTIDGAETFWKALEGQPGEFETVQASSDDTAVIIYTSGTTGKPKGAELSHHNLLLNAVGSSRLVEPHPDGRDVALVVLPLFHIFGQTVMLNAALYRHGTMVLMPRFDGAEALRLMEKEGVTAFAGVPTMYWGLLGAVRAAEPGTYDLEKIAGNVVDAVSGGAALPGQLAEDFTKTFGVGIKEGYGLSETSPVVSFNNPKVKAKTGSIGQPVWGVEMKLIDPEWNEAAEEGEIAVRGHCVMKGYHNRPEVNAEVIRDGWFRTGDIARRDEEGFYFIVDRSKDMIIRGGYNVYPREVEEVLMTHEAVSLAAVVGVPHDTHGEEVKAFVIPKEGAEVTAEGLVAWAKERLAGYKYPREVEFRTELPMTSTGKILKRELRG, from the coding sequence ATGCTCAACCTGTCCGTGCTCCTGGAGGACGGTGCCCGGTCGGCTCCGGAGAAGGAGTGCCTGGTCTTCGGCGACCTGCGCCTGAACTACGCGATCACCAACATGATCGCCAACCAGGTGGCCAACCTGCTGGTCGCGCGCGGGATCAGGCCGGGGGACCGGATCGCGCTGGCCAGTCCGAACGTGCCCTACTTCCCCTTCGTGTACTTCGGCGCGCTCAAGGCGGGCGCGGTGATCGTGCCGCTGAACGTGCTGCTGACCCCGCGCGAGATCGCCTACCACCTGGAGGACTCCGGGGCCAGGGCCCTCTTCGCCTTCACCGGCACGCCGGAGCTCCCCCTGGGCGATCGGGCCTTCGAGGCCTTCGGCCAGGTGGACTCCTGCGAGTTCTACGTGGACCTGCCCGCCTCCCCGGGTGCCACGGAGTCGACCATCGACGGCGCCGAGACCTTCTGGAAGGCGCTGGAGGGTCAGCCCGGCGAGTTCGAGACGGTGCAGGCCAGCTCCGACGACACCGCGGTCATCATCTACACCAGCGGCACCACCGGCAAGCCCAAGGGCGCCGAGCTGAGCCACCACAACCTGCTGCTGAACGCGGTCGGCTCGTCCAGGCTGGTCGAGCCCCACCCCGACGGCCGCGACGTCGCCCTCGTGGTCCTGCCGCTGTTCCACATCTTCGGCCAGACGGTCATGCTCAACGCGGCCCTGTACCGGCACGGCACGATGGTCCTCATGCCGCGCTTCGACGGCGCCGAGGCGCTCAGGCTCATGGAGAAGGAGGGCGTCACCGCCTTCGCGGGCGTGCCCACCATGTACTGGGGGCTGCTGGGCGCGGTCCGGGCCGCCGAACCGGGAACCTACGACCTGGAGAAGATCGCGGGCAACGTGGTGGACGCGGTCTCCGGCGGCGCCGCCCTGCCCGGCCAGCTCGCCGAGGACTTCACCAAGACCTTCGGCGTGGGCATCAAGGAGGGCTACGGCCTGTCCGAGACCTCACCGGTGGTGTCGTTCAACAACCCCAAGGTCAAGGCCAAGACCGGCTCCATCGGGCAGCCGGTGTGGGGTGTGGAGATGAAGCTCATCGACCCCGAGTGGAACGAGGCGGCGGAGGAGGGCGAGATCGCGGTGCGCGGGCACTGCGTGATGAAGGGGTACCACAACCGCCCCGAGGTCAACGCGGAGGTGATCCGCGACGGCTGGTTCCGCACCGGGGACATCGCCCGCCGCGACGAGGAGGGTTTCTACTTCATCGTCGACCGGTCCAAGGACATGATCATCCGCGGCGGCTACAACGTCTACCCGCGCGAGGTCGAGGAGGTCCTGATGACCCACGAGGCGGTCAGCCTGGCCGCGGTCGTGGGCGTGCCCCACGACACCCACGGCGAGGAGGTCAAGGCGTTCGTGATCCCCAAGGAGGGCGCCGAGGTCACCGCCGAGGGGCTCGTCGCGTGGGCCAAGGAGCGCCTGGCCGGGTACAAGTACCCGCGCGAGGTGGAGTTCCGCACCGAGCTGCCGATGACCTCCACCGGCAAGATCCTCAAGCGCGAGCTGCGCGGCTGA